From one Oxyura jamaicensis isolate SHBP4307 breed ruddy duck chromosome 15, BPBGC_Ojam_1.0, whole genome shotgun sequence genomic stretch:
- the P2RX6 gene encoding P2X purinoceptor 6 isoform X1, with the protein MAAAAALCGGLLDYKTEKFALTRNRRVGLLHRLLQLAVLGYLLGWVLVVRRGYQDTDAAPHVSVITKLKGVSVTRAKDARSRLWDAADYASPPQGENVLFLVTNFIATAKQAQGTCPESPSVLDGMCTEDVDCPVGNPVVHGNGIKTGKCVMFNTTHSTCEIYGWCPVENNTLPRKPLLAEAENFTLFIKNTVNFTKFNFSKGNTLQTNDPTYFKSCTYDPFFNPSCPVFRIGDVVEAAGETFGDLALLGGSISIRIEWDCDLDQPTAQCQPRYSFILVDRRYNFRTASYYWDSQRRPYRSLMKLYGIRFDISVHGQVPYCWKTLHAQSCLASHQRRLLALLTAAPSATKPHLLVLFLLTLAGKFSIIPAAVSFGTGIAFFGAATVVCDLVLLYLDTKADFYWKEKFEEAKPPKGKTEAAAEPQWADQDIRNAQ; encoded by the exons gtgggtgctggtggtgcgGAGGGGCTACCAGGACACGGACGCGGCCCCCCACGTCTCGGTCATCACCAAGCTGAAGGGGGTTTCGGTCACCCGGGCGAAGGACGCCCGCAGCCGGCTCTGGGACGCGGCCGATTACGCGAGTCCTCCTCAG GGAGAAAACGTGCTTTTTCTGGTGACCAACTTCATTGCCACTGCCAAGCAAGCCCAAGGCACCTGTCCCGAG AGCCCCTCTGTGCTAGATGGGATGTGCACAGAAGATGTGGACTGTCCTGTGGGAAACCCAGTGGTTCATGGCAATG GgataaaaactggaaaatgtgtgATGTTCAACACTACCCATTCCACCTGTGAGATCTATGGCTGGTGCCCCGTGGAGAACAACACCCTGCCCAG GAAACCTCTTCTGGCTGAGGCTGagaattttactctttttataaaaaatactgtCAACTTCACCAAATTTAACTTCTCCAA GGGCAATACTTTGCAAACCAACGACCCCACCTATTTCAAGAGCTGCACGTATGATCCATTTTTCAACCCTTCCTGCCCCGTGTTCCGTATTGGCGACGTGGTAGAGGCAGCTGGGGAGACCTTTGGGGATCTCGCACTGCTG ggaggaagCATCAGCATTCGCATTGAGTGGGACTGTGACCTGGATCAGCCCACTGCCCAGTGCCAGCCACGGTACTCCTTCATCCTTGTGGACAGGAGGTACAATTTCAG AACAGCCTCTTACTACTGGGACTCCCAGCGGCGGCCCTACCGGAGCCTGATGAAACTCTACGGCATCCGCTTTGACATCTCCGTGCATGGCCAGGTACCATATTGTTGGAAGACCCTGCACGCACAGAGCTGTCTTGCTTCTCATCAGCGGCGACTGCTTGCTCTGCTCACTGCTGCTCCCTCTGCCACTAAGCCCCATCTTTTGGTGTTGTTTCTCCTCACCCTG GCTGGGAAGTTCAGCATAATTCCTGCTGCCGTGAGTTTTGGTACTGGCATTGCGTTCTTCGGAGCT GCCACAGTGGTCTGCGACCTGGTTCTGCTCTATCTGGATACAAAGGCTGACTTCTATTGGAAGGAGAAGTTTGAGGAG GCAAAACCCCCCAAAGGTAagacagaggcagcagctgaacCACAGTGGGCTGACCAAGACATCAGGAATGCTCAGTGA
- the P2RX6 gene encoding P2X purinoceptor 6 isoform X5 — translation MRDTVCWVLHNCLDFLKSPSVLDGMCTEDVDCPVGNPVVHGNGIKTGKCVMFNTTHSTCEIYGWCPVENNTLPRKPLLAEAENFTLFIKNTVNFTKFNFSKGNTLQTNDPTYFKSCTYDPFFNPSCPVFRIGDVVEAAGETFGDLALLGGSISIRIEWDCDLDQPTAQCQPRYSFILVDRRYNFRTASYYWDSQRRPYRSLMKLYGIRFDISVHGQVPYCWKTLHAQSCLASHQRRLLALLTAAPSATKPHLLVLFLLTLAGKFSIIPAAVSFGTGIAFFGAATVVCDLVLLYLDTKADFYWKEKFEEAKPPKGKTEAAAEPQWADQDIRNAQ, via the exons ATGAGGGACACAGTCTGTTGGGTCCTCCACAACTGTCTGGACTTCTTGAAG AGCCCCTCTGTGCTAGATGGGATGTGCACAGAAGATGTGGACTGTCCTGTGGGAAACCCAGTGGTTCATGGCAATG GgataaaaactggaaaatgtgtgATGTTCAACACTACCCATTCCACCTGTGAGATCTATGGCTGGTGCCCCGTGGAGAACAACACCCTGCCCAG GAAACCTCTTCTGGCTGAGGCTGagaattttactctttttataaaaaatactgtCAACTTCACCAAATTTAACTTCTCCAA GGGCAATACTTTGCAAACCAACGACCCCACCTATTTCAAGAGCTGCACGTATGATCCATTTTTCAACCCTTCCTGCCCCGTGTTCCGTATTGGCGACGTGGTAGAGGCAGCTGGGGAGACCTTTGGGGATCTCGCACTGCTG ggaggaagCATCAGCATTCGCATTGAGTGGGACTGTGACCTGGATCAGCCCACTGCCCAGTGCCAGCCACGGTACTCCTTCATCCTTGTGGACAGGAGGTACAATTTCAG AACAGCCTCTTACTACTGGGACTCCCAGCGGCGGCCCTACCGGAGCCTGATGAAACTCTACGGCATCCGCTTTGACATCTCCGTGCATGGCCAGGTACCATATTGTTGGAAGACCCTGCACGCACAGAGCTGTCTTGCTTCTCATCAGCGGCGACTGCTTGCTCTGCTCACTGCTGCTCCCTCTGCCACTAAGCCCCATCTTTTGGTGTTGTTTCTCCTCACCCTG GCTGGGAAGTTCAGCATAATTCCTGCTGCCGTGAGTTTTGGTACTGGCATTGCGTTCTTCGGAGCT GCCACAGTGGTCTGCGACCTGGTTCTGCTCTATCTGGATACAAAGGCTGACTTCTATTGGAAGGAGAAGTTTGAGGAG GCAAAACCCCCCAAAGGTAagacagaggcagcagctgaacCACAGTGGGCTGACCAAGACATCAGGAATGCTCAGTGA
- the LOC118174731 gene encoding transmembrane protein 17B-like isoform X3, producing the protein MAAQTPLPLNLRRGLTAFSSSLFINNKTWDSGAAHIYRPAHEVLASLPLQMMLYFNACYFPFWCLGEGMMLQLKYSLLPRYYQLLLLAAFLILTLTEGARLYLGYIGNLQEKVRLPSPMRSWKGNPGAVFPPEGGTHPIKGIHIPPQQPLPKQVPELAGFLLLSFLIQLPLLLFLLTDDHIIRLPLEMAVHSLFLAFLISEVVAAFLALRVMTTQLAAQFYLQQFTSGGRGRSLTKGDDMGPVPPWSQFL; encoded by the exons ATGGCTGCACAAACACCGCTGCCCCTCAACCTCCGGCGGGGCTTGACGGCATTCAGCAGCTCCCTTTTCATCAATAACAAGACATGGGACAGTGGCGCTGCCCACATCTACCGCCCAG CCCACGAGGTGCTGGCCAGCCTCCCCCTCCAGATGATGCTCTACTTCAACGCCTGCTACTTCCCCTTCTGGTGCCTGGGCGAGGGGATGATGCTGCAGCTGAAG TACAGCCTGCTGCCTCGCTACtaccagctcctcctgctcgCTGCCTTCCTCATCCTCACGCTGACTGAAGGTGCCCGGCTCTACCTGGGCTACATCGGGAACCTGCAGGAGAAGGTAAGGTTGCCAAGTCCTATGAGGTCCTGGAAAGGTAATCCTGGGGCAGTGTTCCCCCCAGAGGGGGGGACCCACCCCATCAAGGGCATCCACATTCCccctcagcagcctctgcccaAACAGGTGCCTGAGCTTGCTGGGTTCCTCCTTCTATCCTTCCTGATCCAGCTCCCCCTCCTGCTGTTCCTGCTAACGGATGACCACATCATCCGGCTGCCGCTGGAGATGGCTGTGCACAGCCTTTTCCTGGCCTTCCTCATCTCTGAGGTCGTGGCTGCCTTCCTGGCGCTGAGGGTGATGACCACACAGCTCGCGGCACAGTTCTACCTGCAGCAGTTCACGAGCGGCGGACGGGGCAGGAGCCTGACCAAGGGTGATGATATGGGACCTGTCCCACCCTGGAGTCAGTTCCTCTGA
- the LOC118174731 gene encoding uncharacterized protein LOC118174731 isoform X1: MAAQTPLPLNLRRGLTAFSSSLFINNKTWDSGAAHIYRPGTPGGAQQSGDGGFCCCFSTAGTQLDNAAGSKGSQCPTSNELEQTQGICCKQWLLPPCCEAGAPHRKQGWGWWWCWGPCPALPSPALPYLAHEVLASLPLQMMLYFNACYFPFWCLGEGMMLQLKYSLLPRYYQLLLLAAFLILTLTEGARLYLGYIGNLQEKVRLPSPMRSWKGNPGAVFPPEGGTHPIKGIHIPPQQPLPKQVPELAGFLLLSFLIQLPLLLFLLTDDHIIRLPLEMAVHSLFLAFLISEVVAAFLALRVMTTQLAAQFYLQQFTSGGRGRSLTKGDDMGPVPPWSQFL; the protein is encoded by the exons ATGGCTGCACAAACACCGCTGCCCCTCAACCTCCGGCGGGGCTTGACGGCATTCAGCAGCTCCCTTTTCATCAATAACAAGACATGGGACAGTGGCGCTGCCCACATCTACCGCCCAGGTACGCCCGGGGGGGCTCAGCAGAGCGGGGATGGaggcttttgctgctgcttcagcactGCAGGCACTCAGCTTGACaatgctgctggcagcaaagggtcccagtgcccaaccagCAACGAGTTGGAGCAAACTCAGGGCATTTGCTGCAAGCAGTGGCTTTTGCCCCCATGCTGCGAGGCAGGGGCTCCCCACAGGAAGCaaggctgggggtggtggtggtgctgggggccttgcccagccctgcccagccctgccttgccctACCTAGCCCACGAGGTGCTGGCCAGCCTCCCCCTCCAGATGATGCTCTACTTCAACGCCTGCTACTTCCCCTTCTGGTGCCTGGGCGAGGGGATGATGCTGCAGCTGAAG TACAGCCTGCTGCCTCGCTACtaccagctcctcctgctcgCTGCCTTCCTCATCCTCACGCTGACTGAAGGTGCCCGGCTCTACCTGGGCTACATCGGGAACCTGCAGGAGAAGGTAAGGTTGCCAAGTCCTATGAGGTCCTGGAAAGGTAATCCTGGGGCAGTGTTCCCCCCAGAGGGGGGGACCCACCCCATCAAGGGCATCCACATTCCccctcagcagcctctgcccaAACAGGTGCCTGAGCTTGCTGGGTTCCTCCTTCTATCCTTCCTGATCCAGCTCCCCCTCCTGCTGTTCCTGCTAACGGATGACCACATCATCCGGCTGCCGCTGGAGATGGCTGTGCACAGCCTTTTCCTGGCCTTCCTCATCTCTGAGGTCGTGGCTGCCTTCCTGGCGCTGAGGGTGATGACCACACAGCTCGCGGCACAGTTCTACCTGCAGCAGTTCACGAGCGGCGGACGGGGCAGGAGCCTGACCAAGGGTGATGATATGGGACCTGTCCCACCCTGGAGTCAGTTCCTCTGA
- the LOC118174731 gene encoding transmembrane protein 17B-like isoform X4, translated as MAAQTPLPLNLRRGLTAFSSSLFINNKTWDSGAAHIYRPAHEVLASLPLQMMLYFNACYFPFWCLGEGMMLQLKYSLLPRYYQLLLLAAFLILTLTEGARLYLGYIGNLQEKVPELAGFLLLSFLIQLPLLLFLLTDDHIIRLPLEMAVHSLFLAFLISEVVAAFLALRVMTTQLAAQFYLQQFTSGGRGRSLTKGDDMGPVPPWSQFL; from the exons ATGGCTGCACAAACACCGCTGCCCCTCAACCTCCGGCGGGGCTTGACGGCATTCAGCAGCTCCCTTTTCATCAATAACAAGACATGGGACAGTGGCGCTGCCCACATCTACCGCCCAG CCCACGAGGTGCTGGCCAGCCTCCCCCTCCAGATGATGCTCTACTTCAACGCCTGCTACTTCCCCTTCTGGTGCCTGGGCGAGGGGATGATGCTGCAGCTGAAG TACAGCCTGCTGCCTCGCTACtaccagctcctcctgctcgCTGCCTTCCTCATCCTCACGCTGACTGAAGGTGCCCGGCTCTACCTGGGCTACATCGGGAACCTGCAGGAGAAG GTGCCTGAGCTTGCTGGGTTCCTCCTTCTATCCTTCCTGATCCAGCTCCCCCTCCTGCTGTTCCTGCTAACGGATGACCACATCATCCGGCTGCCGCTGGAGATGGCTGTGCACAGCCTTTTCCTGGCCTTCCTCATCTCTGAGGTCGTGGCTGCCTTCCTGGCGCTGAGGGTGATGACCACACAGCTCGCGGCACAGTTCTACCTGCAGCAGTTCACGAGCGGCGGACGGGGCAGGAGCCTGACCAAGGGTGATGATATGGGACCTGTCCCACCCTGGAGTCAGTTCCTCTGA
- the LOC118174731 gene encoding uncharacterized protein LOC118174731 isoform X2 translates to MAAQTPLPLNLRRGLTAFSSSLFINNKTWDSGAAHIYRPGTPGGAQQSGDGGFCCCFSTAGTQLDNAAGSKGSQCPTSNELEQTQGICCKQWLLPPCCEAGAPHRKQGWGWWWCWGPCPALPSPALPYLAHEVLASLPLQMMLYFNACYFPFWCLGEGMMLQLKYSLLPRYYQLLLLAAFLILTLTEGARLYLGYIGNLQEKVPELAGFLLLSFLIQLPLLLFLLTDDHIIRLPLEMAVHSLFLAFLISEVVAAFLALRVMTTQLAAQFYLQQFTSGGRGRSLTKGDDMGPVPPWSQFL, encoded by the exons ATGGCTGCACAAACACCGCTGCCCCTCAACCTCCGGCGGGGCTTGACGGCATTCAGCAGCTCCCTTTTCATCAATAACAAGACATGGGACAGTGGCGCTGCCCACATCTACCGCCCAGGTACGCCCGGGGGGGCTCAGCAGAGCGGGGATGGaggcttttgctgctgcttcagcactGCAGGCACTCAGCTTGACaatgctgctggcagcaaagggtcccagtgcccaaccagCAACGAGTTGGAGCAAACTCAGGGCATTTGCTGCAAGCAGTGGCTTTTGCCCCCATGCTGCGAGGCAGGGGCTCCCCACAGGAAGCaaggctgggggtggtggtggtgctgggggccttgcccagccctgcccagccctgccttgccctACCTAGCCCACGAGGTGCTGGCCAGCCTCCCCCTCCAGATGATGCTCTACTTCAACGCCTGCTACTTCCCCTTCTGGTGCCTGGGCGAGGGGATGATGCTGCAGCTGAAG TACAGCCTGCTGCCTCGCTACtaccagctcctcctgctcgCTGCCTTCCTCATCCTCACGCTGACTGAAGGTGCCCGGCTCTACCTGGGCTACATCGGGAACCTGCAGGAGAAG GTGCCTGAGCTTGCTGGGTTCCTCCTTCTATCCTTCCTGATCCAGCTCCCCCTCCTGCTGTTCCTGCTAACGGATGACCACATCATCCGGCTGCCGCTGGAGATGGCTGTGCACAGCCTTTTCCTGGCCTTCCTCATCTCTGAGGTCGTGGCTGCCTTCCTGGCGCTGAGGGTGATGACCACACAGCTCGCGGCACAGTTCTACCTGCAGCAGTTCACGAGCGGCGGACGGGGCAGGAGCCTGACCAAGGGTGATGATATGGGACCTGTCCCACCCTGGAGTCAGTTCCTCTGA